The following are encoded together in the Paraburkholderia sp. BL10I2N1 genome:
- a CDS encoding APC family permease translates to MHVRLGGDVNTFDNIWRRIVGKPLDPLDSRTRHAIAVTPLLAWVGLGADGLSSSCYGPEEAFLALGQHTSLALFLALATAATVFIIALGYNQVIQLFPTGGGGYRVATALLGPHPGLVSGAALLVDYVLTIATSLASGADAFFSLLPVGAQAFKLTTELTLIVLMTGLNFRGMRESIIVLLPIFLGFVALHLGLIVYGVAVHSDHLAGVVPGAVGEARSMSNVVGPVVVAALLMRAFSLGGGTYTGLEAVSNNVNMLAEPRVPNGRTTMFYMSTSLAFTAGGIILLYMLWHAQAVEGQTLNAVVFGSVIDHLGLGSAFARHALLAAVLAFEAGLLLVGAQTGFLDGPAVLSNMASDSWVPRHFRDLSTRLVRQNGIVVMGIASLAILLWTRGDVSILVVLYSINVFLTFSLSLLGLCIYWWRHRRDGENWLTHFALSALGLSVTSTVLVITLIEKFTAGGWLTVLVTGAVVTLCIVIKRHYGETRALIAREDALFTGAAPDPGEAAALLKTDASQPTAVLLVGRHRGASMHALLWVNRLFPDHFRNVIFLAVGEVDAQSYEGSEHLERLRQTITASLEYYVAHCRRHGIAAEYRIAFGTDPVEEFLKLAEASMEQFPNSVCFASKLIFKRVNVLTAWLHNHTPVEIQTRLHQQGKQMVLLPMNVG, encoded by the coding sequence ATGCATGTCAGGTTGGGAGGAGACGTGAACACCTTCGACAACATCTGGCGTCGGATTGTTGGCAAGCCGCTGGACCCGCTCGATTCCCGGACCCGTCACGCCATCGCGGTCACGCCACTTCTGGCCTGGGTGGGGCTCGGTGCCGACGGCCTTTCATCGTCATGCTACGGGCCGGAAGAAGCTTTTCTGGCGCTCGGCCAGCACACCTCACTTGCATTGTTCCTCGCGCTGGCCACCGCCGCGACGGTCTTCATCATTGCACTCGGGTACAACCAGGTCATCCAGCTGTTTCCTACGGGGGGCGGCGGCTACCGGGTGGCGACCGCCTTGCTCGGCCCACACCCTGGCCTGGTTTCCGGCGCCGCGCTGCTGGTCGACTATGTACTGACCATTGCGACGTCGCTGGCGAGCGGCGCCGACGCGTTTTTCAGCTTGCTGCCGGTGGGCGCGCAGGCTTTCAAGCTCACGACCGAACTCACGCTGATCGTCCTGATGACGGGCCTCAACTTCCGTGGGATGCGCGAATCGATCATAGTGCTGCTGCCGATCTTCCTCGGCTTTGTCGCGCTGCATCTTGGCCTCATCGTGTACGGCGTGGCGGTGCATAGCGATCATCTGGCCGGCGTCGTTCCGGGCGCCGTCGGTGAAGCGCGCAGCATGTCGAATGTAGTCGGCCCGGTGGTGGTCGCGGCCCTGCTGATGCGCGCGTTCTCACTCGGCGGCGGCACGTACACGGGCCTCGAAGCCGTGTCGAACAACGTCAACATGCTGGCCGAGCCACGCGTGCCGAACGGCAGGACGACGATGTTCTATATGTCCACCTCGCTGGCCTTCACGGCAGGCGGCATCATCCTGCTGTACATGCTGTGGCATGCCCAGGCGGTGGAAGGCCAGACGCTCAATGCGGTGGTGTTCGGCAGCGTCATCGATCATCTCGGGCTCGGCTCCGCGTTTGCACGGCATGCGCTACTCGCCGCCGTGCTGGCCTTCGAGGCAGGGCTGCTGCTGGTCGGCGCGCAAACGGGCTTCCTCGACGGGCCTGCCGTGCTGTCGAACATGGCGTCCGACTCATGGGTGCCGCGCCATTTCCGCGACCTGTCCACCCGGCTTGTCAGACAGAACGGCATCGTCGTGATGGGTATCGCCAGCCTCGCGATCCTGCTCTGGACGCGCGGTGACGTTTCCATCCTGGTGGTGCTGTACAGCATCAACGTTTTCCTGACCTTCAGCCTTTCCCTGCTGGGCTTGTGCATTTACTGGTGGCGCCATCGGCGTGACGGGGAAAACTGGCTGACGCACTTCGCGCTATCCGCGCTAGGGCTATCGGTCACCAGCACCGTGCTGGTCATTACGCTGATCGAGAAGTTTACGGCGGGCGGCTGGCTGACGGTACTGGTGACCGGCGCAGTGGTCACGCTATGCATCGTCATCAAGCGGCACTACGGCGAAACCCGCGCCCTGATTGCCAGGGAGGACGCCCTCTTCACCGGCGCTGCGCCCGATCCCGGCGAGGCGGCCGCGTTGCTCAAAACGGACGCGTCGCAGCCGACCGCTGTCCTGCTCGTCGGCAGGCATCGCGGCGCCAGCATGCATGCGCTGTTGTGGGTGAACAGGCTGTTTCCAGACCACTTCAGGAACGTGATCTTTCTCGCGGTCGGCGAAGTGGACGCGCAAAGCTATGAAGGCTCCGAGCACCTGGAGCGTTTGCGGCAAACGATTACGGCGTCTCTCGAGTATTACGTCGCGCACTGCCGCCGGCATGGCATCGCCGCCGAATACCGGATCGCGTTCGGCACCGACCCTGTCGAAGAGTTCCTCAAGCTGGCGGAAGCCTCGATGGAGCAATTTCCGAACAGCGTCTGCTTCGCGAGCAAGCTGATTTTCAAGCGGGTGAATGTCCTGACTGCGTGGCTGCACAATCACACGCCGGTCGAGATCCAGACGCGCCTGCACCAGCAGGGCAAACAGATGGTGCTGCTGCCGATGAACGTCGGATGA